The following nucleotide sequence is from Thermodesulfobacteriota bacterium.
CGCCCGTGGCCTACCAGTCCCTGGACGGCACCGGCCGCATCGCCGACGTGAACGGCGCCTGGTCGGAGCTCACGGAGTACGGGCGGGAGCGGGTGCTCCTGCGCAAGGGCGGCGCGCCCGTGACCGTCTCGATGCACTGCCGGGCGGCCCCCGGGCCTGCGGGAGCCCCGTGGCGCGCCTACTGCGCCCTCGTCGACGTCTCGGACCGCAAGAGGGCCGAGGCCGAAGCCGAGCGCCTGCGGCGCCGCACCGAGCTGATCCTGGACTGCGCCGGCGAGGGGATCGTCGGGGTGGACCGGGAAGGGCGGATCGCCTTCGCCAACCCTGCTGCGGCGCGCCTGCTGGGCTGGCCGGCGGCGGAACTCG
It contains:
- a CDS encoding PAS domain-containing protein; translated protein: MAYQSLDGTGRIADVNGAWSELTEYGRERVLLRKGGAPVTVSMHCRAAPGPAGAPWRAYCALVDVSDRKRAEAEAERLRRRTELILDCAGEGIVGVDREGRIAFANPAAARLLGWPAAELVGHPMGDLVCYVCHRPREEQAARPQRGPGPGQTDPNFARQKGVPDPLLLRTHPGLMLRGEEPLRKRFGRPLSWGRVRVRGKLDRPRTLESP